A genomic stretch from Malus domestica chromosome 15, GDT2T_hap1 includes:
- the LOC103400483 gene encoding dnaJ homolog subfamily C GRV2-like isoform X4 yields the protein MFAIEFNDGCPIHVYASTSRDSLLAAVRDLLQTEGQCAVTVLPRLTMPGHGIDPPCGRVHLQFGLQRLVADMESASMHLKHLAAAAKDAVSEGGSIPGSRAKLWRRIREFNACIPYSGVPPNIEVPEVTLMALITMLPSTPNLPPESPPLPPPSPKAAATVMGFIACLRRLLASRTAASHVMSFPAAVGRIMGLLRNGSEGVAAEAAGLVAVLIGGGPGDTNILTDSKGEQHATIMHTKSVLFANHGYAIILSYRLKPMSVSPLLSMAIVEVLEAMICEPHGETTQYTVFVELLRQVAGLKRRLFALFGHPAESVRETVAVIMRTIAEEDAIAAESMRDAALRDGALLRHLLHAFFLPPGERREVSRQLVALWADSYQPALDLLSRVLPPGLVAYLHTRSDGTQLEDANQEGSLTSRRQRCLLHLRKGRAGRGPMSQEHSLLNINNSEVGDPMTQTGGGAFKADNNQRSALVSSSGRASTLQSSVAQSQTCENLTAEVFSGVPQKNHSALVASADIQSTSIHEAVEANTSISTDSDSNTTGFQSTGLPAPAQVVVENTPVGSGRLLCNWPEFWRAFSLDHNRADLIWNERTRQELRETLQAEVHKLDVEKERTEDIVPGGAMVETATGQDSVPQISWNYSEFSVRYLSLSKEVCVGQYYLRLLLESGSVGRAQNFPLRNPVAFFRALYHRFLCDADIGLTVDGAVPDEMGASDDWCDMGRLDGFGGGGGYSVRELCARAMAIVYEQHYKTVGPFEGTAHITVLLDRTDDRALRHRLLLLLKALMKVLSNVEACVLVGGCVLAVDMLTVAHEASERTAIPLQSNLIAATAFMEPLKEWMFIDKEGAQVGPVEKDAIRRFWSKKDINWTTRCWASGMLDWKRLRDIRELRWALAVRVPVLTPTQIGEAALSILHSMVSAHSDLDDAGEIVTPTPRVKWILSSPRCLPHIAQAMLSGEPSIVEGAAALLKAIVTRNPKPMIRLYSTGVFYFALTYPGSNLLSISQLFSLTHVHQAFHGGEDAAVSSSLPLAKRSVLGGLLPASLLYVLERSGPAAFAAAMVSDSDTPEIIWTHKMRAENLIRQVLQHLGDFPQKLSQHCHSLYEYAPMPPVTYPELREEMWCHRYYLRNLCDEIRFPNWPIVEHVEFLQSLLVMWREELTRRPMDLSEEEACKILEISLEDVSNDDANTRHSFEMGEEMPSITKQIENIDEEKLKRQYRKLAMRYHPDKNPEGRDKFLAVQKAYERLQATMQGLQGPQPWRLLLLLKGQCILYRRYGVILEPFKYAGYPMLLNAVTVDKDDNNFLSSDRSPLLVAASELIWLTCASSSLNGEELVRDGGIQLLANLLSRCMCVVQPSTAASEPSAIIVTNVMRTFCVLSIFESAWAEILEYSGLVDDIVHCTELELVPSAVDAAVQTIAHVSVSTELQDALLKAGVLWYLLPLLLQYDSTAEESDATESHGVGASVQIAKNMHAVRASQALSRLSGLCSDESTTPYNQTAAAALRALLTPKLASMLKDQAPKDLLSKLNNNLESPEIIWNSSTRAELLKFVDQQRASQGPDGSYDMKDSHLFGYKALSKELYVGNVYLRVYNNQPDSEISEPEAFCVALVDFIAYLVHNQCATDSEIKDVPNQNGSSLETPEDSNDTAIGSTDEQNTPAEDSALSNGQVVDKEEFEAAKNLKFALNSLKNLLTSSPNLASIFSTKDKLLPLFGCFSVPVASESNIPQLCLSVLSLLTTYASCLEAMVADGSSLLLLLQMLHSAPTCREGVLHVLYALASTPELAWAAAKHGGVVYILELLLPLQEEISLQQRAAAASLLGKLVGQPMHGPRVVITIARFLPDGLVSVIRDGPGEAVVVALEQTTETPELVWTPAMATSLSAQISTMASDLYREQMKGRVVDWDVPEQASGQQEMRDEPQVGGIYVRLFLKDPKFPLRNPKRFLEGLLDQYLTSIAATHYDTLAVDPELPLLLSAALVSLLRVHPALADHVGYLGYVPKLVAAVAYEGRRETMASEEVNNGNYVDKTDESDDGSTQPTQTAQERVRLSCLRVLHQLAASTTCAEAMAATSVGTPQVVPLLMKAIGWQGGSILALETLKRVVVAGNRARDALVAQGLKVGLVQVLLGLLDWRAGGRNGLCSQMKWNESEASIGRVLAIEVLHAFATEGAHCTKVRELLNSSDVWSAYKDQKHDLFLPSNAQSAAAGIAGLIESSSSRLAYALTAPSPQPAPSRPPASTSSDLNGRQDHLS from the exons ATGTTTGCAATTGAGTTCAATGATGGGTGTCCCATCCAT GTTTATGCAAGCACGTCTCGTGATAGCCTACTGGCAGCAGTTCGGGATCTATTGCAAACAGAA GGCCAATGTGCTGTGACTGTGTTACCAAGATTGACAATGCCTGGGCATGGCATTGATCCACCTTGCGGGAGAGTCCATTTACAATTTGGACTCCAGCGGCTTGTTGCAGATATGGAGAGTGCATCTATGCATTTGAAACACTTAGCAGCAGCTGCCAAAGATGCAGTTTCTGAAGGTGGTTCTATTCCTGGATCACGAGCTAAGCTATGGCGTAGAATAAGAGAGTTCAATGCATGTATACCATATAGTGGAGTTCCTCCGAACATAGAAGTACCTGAGGTGACTTTGATGGCTTTAATAACTATGCTTCCATCTACGCCAAATCTTCCTCCAGAGTCCCCTCCCTTACCTCCCCCTTCACCTAAAGCGGCTGCGACGGTGATGGGCTTTATTGCATGCTTACGTAGATTACTAGCTTCAAGAACTGCTGCTTCACATGTCATGTCTTTTCCTGCTGCTGTTGGAAGAATAATGGGCTTACTCAGAAATGGTTCAGAGGGTGTAGCTGCTGAAGCAGCAGGCCTTGTCGCAGTACTTATTGGTGGTGGTCCCGGGGATACAAATATACTAACGGATTCTAAAGGAGAGCAGCATGCCACAATTATGCACACAAAGTCAGTGTTGTTTGCCAATCATGGTTATGCTATTATACTCTCCTACAGACTTAAGCCTATGTCTGTATCACCATTATTGTCAATGGCTATTGTTGAGGTTCTTGAGGCTATGATATGTGAACCACATGGTGAGACAACACAATACACAGTGTTTGTTGAACTGTTACGCCAAGTAGCTGGTTTGAAGCGTCGTTTGTTTGCATTGTTTGGACATCCTGCTGAAAGTGTTAGGGAAACAGTGGCTGTGATCATGCGTACAATTGCGGAAGAAGATGCAATTGCAGCAGAGTCAATGCGTGATGCTGCATTGCGCGATGGCGCTCTACTGAGGCATTTATTGCATGCGTTCTTCCTTCCTCCTGGTGAGCGACGTGAAGTTAGTCGACAGCTTGTTGCTCTTTGGGCAGATTCTTATCAGCCAGCTCTGGATTTATTGTCTAGAGTTCTGCCTCCTGGGCTTGTTGCTTATTTGCACACACGTTCTGATGGAACTCAATTGGAAGATGCGAATCAAGAAGGATCCTTGACCAGCAGAAGGCAGAGATGCTTACTCCACTTGAGGAAAGGTCGTGCAGGGAGAGGACCAATGTCTCAAGAGCATTCCTtacttaatataaacaattctgAAGTTGGTGATCCCATGACACAGACAGGTGGTGGTGCTTTTAAGGCTGATAACAATCAAAGGTCTGCACTGGTTTCGAGTTCTGGACGGGCTTCTACTCTTCAATCTTCTGTTGCTCAAAGTCAAACCTGTGAAAATTTGACGGCTGAAGTCTTTTCAGGTGTTCCACAAAAGAATCATTCAGCACTTGTGGCGTCAGCTGATATTCAGTCAACGAGCATTCATGAGGCAGTGGAAGCAAATACTTCAATCTCAACTGATTCTGATTCCAATACTACTGGTTTCCAGAGCACAGGCCTCCCTGCTCCTGCTCAGGTTGTTGTCGAAAACACTCCGGTGGGATCCGGCAGGCTACTTTGTAATTGGCCTGAATTCTGGCGAGCATTTAGCCTTGATCACAATCGTGCAGATTTGATCTGGAATGAGCGTACCCGGCAAGAGTTGAGGGAGACTTTGCAGGCTGAGGTTCATAAGTTAGATGTTGAGAAGGAGCGTACTGAAGATATTGTTCCGGGAGGTGCTATGGTAGAGACTGCAACTGGTCAAGATAGCGTGCCACAAATATCTTGGAACTACTCTGAGTTCTCTGTTAGATATCTAAGCTTGTCCAAAGAAGTTTGTGTGGGTCAGTATTATCTGCGTTTACTGCTTGAGAGTGGCAGTGTTGGCAGGGCACAAAATTTTCCGTTGCGCAATCCAGTTGCGTTCTTTAGAGCACTCTACCATCGGTTCTTATGTGATGCAGACATAGGACTTACCGTAGATGGTGCTGTTCCAGATGAAATGGGTGCATCTGATGATTGGTGTGACATGGGAAGACTAGATGGTTTTGGAGGTGGAGGAGGATATTCAGTGAGAGAGCTCTGTGCAAGAGCGATGGCAATTGTGTATGAACAGCATTACAAGACAGTAGGTCCCTTTGAGGGCACTGCTCACATCACAGTCCTTTTGGATAGGACAGATGATAGAGCTTTAAGGCACCGCCTTCTATTGCTCTTGAAG GCGTTAATGAAGGTTTTGTCAAATGTGGAGGCGTGTGTTTTGGTGGGAGGATGTGTGTTAGCCGTTGATATGCTAACAGTAGCTCATGAGGCTTCTGAAAGGACAGCTATTCCTTTGCAATCTAATTTGATTGCTGCTACTGCTTTTATGGAACCGCTCAAGGAATGGATGTTTATTGACAAGGAAGGAGCACAGGTTGGACCTGTTGAAAAGGATGCCATTAGGAGATTTTGGTCAAAGAAGGATATTAATTGGACAACGAGATGCTGGGCTTCTGGGATGTTGGACTGGAAGAGATTGCGGGATATCCGTGAACTTCGTTGGGCTTTAGCTGTTCGAGTCCCTGTTCTCACGCCAACTCAG ATTGGTGAGGCAGCATTGTCCATATTACATAGCATGGTATCTGCACATTCAGATTTAGATGATGCTGGAGAGATAGTTACCCCAACTCCTAGAGTAAAATGGATCTTGTCAAGTCCACGCTGCCTTCCACATATTGCTCAG GCTATGCTTTCTGGAGAGCCAAGTATTGTAGAGGGTGCTGCTGCTTTACTTAAGGCCATTGTAACTAGAAATCCCAAGCCCATGATTCGACTATACAGCACAGGGGTATTTTATTTTGCCCTGACATATCCTGGATCTAATCTCCTTTCAATCTCCCAACTCTTCTCATTGACTCATGTTCATCAAGCATTTCATGGTGGTGAAGACGCTGCagtttcctcttccttgcctcTGGCGAAACGCAGTGTATTGGGTGGGCTTCTTCCTGCATCTTTGTTGTATGTATTGGAACGTAGTGGTCCAGCTGCATTTGCAGCTGCAATGGTATCGGACTCTGATACTCCAGAGATTATATGGACACACAAGATGCGAGCGGAAAATCTGATTCGGCAG GTGTTGCAGCATCTTGGTGACTTTCCTCAGAAATTGTCTCAGCACTGCCATTCTTTATATGAATACGCTCCAATGCCACCAGTGACATACCCAGAGTTAAGAGAAGAAATGTGGTGTCACCGTTATTACCTCCGGAACTTGTGTGATGAGATTcgatttccaaattggccaattGTTGAACATGTTGAGTTCCTACAATCATTATTAGTGATGTGGCGTGAGGAGTTGACAAGACGGCCAATGGATCTTTCTGAAGAAGAAGCTTGCAAAATATTAGAGATTTCCTTGGAAGATGTATCAAATGATGATGCCAACACAAGGCATTCTTTTGAGATGGGTGAGGAGATGCCTAGCATAACCAAGCagattgagaacattgatgaagaAAAGCTTAAACGGCAATATAGGAAACTTGCCATGAGATACCATCCAGACAAAAATCCTGAAGGAAGGGATAAGTTTCTTGCTGTACAGAAAGCTTATGAGCGCCTGCAG GCCACTATGCAAGGCTTGCAAGGCCCTCAGCCTTGGCGACTGTTGCTTTTATTGAAAGGACAGTGTATCTTGTACAGACGCTATGGAGTCATTCTGGAGCCATTTAAATATGCTGGTTATCCAATGTTGCTCAATGCAGTTACTGTGGACAAGGATGATAACAATTTTCTTTCCTCAGATAGATCACCTCTCCTGGTTGCGGCATCAGAGCTTATTTGGCTGAC GTGTGCATCTTCTTCATTGAATGGAGAAGAGCTTGTGAGGGATGGTGGCATACAACTTCTTGCAAATCTTCTTTCCCGTTGCATGTGCGTAGTTCAGCCGAGCACTGCTGCAAGTGAACCATCTGCCATAATTGTTACAAATGTGATGCGAACCTTTTGTGTTTTGAGTATATTTGAGAGTGCCTGGGCTGAGATCCTTGAATATTCTGGACTAGTTGATGACATTGTGCATTGCACTGAACTTGAGCTTGTACCTTCTGCTGTCGATGCTGCTGTCCAGACTATTGCACATGTTTCTGTGTCCACTGAATTGCAGGATGCTTTGCTGAAGGCTGGTGTCTTATG GTACCTTTTGCCCTTGCTTCTTCAGTATGACTCCACTGCAGAGGAATCTGATGCAACAGAATCACATGGAGTTGGTGCTAGTGTACAAATTGCCAAAAATATGCATGCTGTACGTGCCTCGCAGGCACTATCAAGGCTTAGTGGCTTGTGTAGTGATGAGAGTACAACACCTTATAATCAGACTGCAGCTGCTGCCCTCAGAGCTTTGTTGACACCTAAGCTTGCCAGTATGTTAAAAGATCAAGCACCGAAAGACCTACTATCTAAACTAAACAATAACTTGGAGTCACCAGAG ATTATCTGGAACTCCTCAACCCGAGCAGAACTACTGAAATTTGTGGATCAGCAACGTGCAAGTCAGGGTCCTGATGGTTCATATGATATGAAAGATTCACATCTGTTTGGGTATAAGGCACTATCAAAAGAACTATATGTTGGCAATGTTTACTTGAGGGTCTATAACAATCAACCAGATTCTGAGATCAGTGAACCAGAGGCTTTCTGTGTTGCATTAGTTGATTTTATAGCATATCTTGTGCACAATCAATGTGCGACTGATTCTGAAATTAAGGATGTACCAAATCAGAATGGCTCATCCCTTGAGACACCTGAGGATTCTAATGATACGGCTATTGGTTCAACTGATGAACAGAATACTCCGGCTGAAGATTCTGCACTATCTAATGGACAAGTAGTAGATAAGGAAGAATTTGAAGCTGCTAAGAACCTTAAATTTGCATTGAATTCACTTAAG AACTTACTGACAAGCAGTCCAAATTTGGCGTCAATTTTTTCTACAAAAGATAAGTTATTGCCTCTTTTCGGATGCTTTTCTGTGCCTGTTGCATCAGAAAGCAACATTCCTCAACTTTGCCTGAGTGTGTTGTCACTCTTGACTACATATGCTTCCTGCTTGGAGGCTATGGTTGCCGATGGATCAAGCCTTCTTCTTTTATTACAAATGCTTCACTCAGCCCCAACTTGTCGTGAAGGGGTTCTTCATGTTCTTTATGCTCTGGCCAGCACACCTGAACTTGCTTGGGCAGCTGCCAAGCATGGGGGAGTTGTCTACATCCTTGAACTTCTTTTGCCTTTGCAGG AAGAAATTTCCTTACAACAAAGAGCAGCAGCAGCCTCTTTGTTGGGGAAGCTTGTTGGCCAGCCAATGCACGGGCCTAGAGTTGTTATAACGATAGCAAGGTTTCTTCCAGATGGCTTGGTTTCAGTTATTAGGGATGGACCTGGTGAGGCTGTCGTAGTTGCCCTTGAACAGACTACTGAGACCCCTGAACTTGTATGGACACCAGCAATGGCTACTTCATTGTCTGCACAGATTTCAACTATGGCATCAGATCTGTATCGCGAACAGATGAAAGGTCGTGTGGTTGATTGGGATGTACCTGAGCAGGCATCTGGGCAGCAAGAAATGAGAGATGAGCCACAG GTTGGCGGAATCTATGTTAGATTATTCCTAAAAGATCCCAAGTTTCCTCTCAGAAATCCCAAGAGATTCTTGGAAGGACTTCTAGATCAGTATTTGACATCTATTGCTGCCACACATTACGATACACTAGCTGTTGACCCTGAACTTCCTTTGCTTCTGTCTGCTGCGTTGGTTTCGTTATTACGAGTGCACCCTGCACTTGCAGATCATGTTGGATATCTTGGATATGTGCCCAAACTCGTGGCTGCTGTGGCTTATGAAGGAAGACGAGAAACAATGGCATCAGAGGAGGTAAACAATGGCAATTATGTGGACAAAACAGATGAATCTGATGACGGATCCACACAGCCCACTCAAACTGCCCAAGAACGTGTGCGCCTTAGTTGTTTACGTGTTCTACATCAACTGGCAGCTAGCACCACATGTGCTGAAGCTATGGCGGCGACTAGTGTAGGAACTCCTCAG GTCGTTCCCCTTCTAATGAAAGCAATAGGATGGCAAGGTGGAAGCATACTAGCTCTTGAGACACTGAAGCGTGTTGTGGTTGCTGGAAACCGAGCTAGGGATGCACTTGTTGCACAAGGACTTAA GGTTGGTCTTGTACAAGTACTTCTGGGCCTTCTCGATTGGAGAGCTGGAGGAAGGAATGGGCTTTGCTCTCAGATGAAGTGGAATGAATCCGAAGCATCTATTGGCAGGGTGCTCGCGATTGAG GTTTTGCATGCATTTGCAACGGAGGGGGCGCATTGTACTAAAGTGCGTGAGTTGTTAAATTCCTCAGAT GTTTGGAGTGCTTATAAGGATCAGAAACATGATCTTTTCCTCCCTTCAAATGCTCAATCCGCTGCTGCCGGAATTGCTGGGCTAATTGAGAGTTCATCATCGAGACTTGCTTATGCCCTTACAGCTCCCTCACCACAACCTGCTCCATCCAGACCTCCTGCTTCAACTTCATCCGACTTAAATGGAAGACAGGATCACCTTTCATAG